One stretch of Garciella nitratireducens DSM 15102 DNA includes these proteins:
- a CDS encoding PHP domain-containing protein, with the protein MNHTYYWAYDLHIHSALSPCAHSDMTPNNIVNMALLKNLDVISVTDHNTTQNLPAVFKVAKDKDLLIIPGIEVTTKEEVHLLCYFPSLDSAMLFEEYIKTYLPSIKNQKEFFGEQWILDEQDEIIGEVEFLLINALSLSIDKIFKAVQNQKGVVVPAHIDKSSYSIISNLGWIPSYLSIHTLELSVTIQKQDQKLWTTLFPNYRWIQSSDAHSLEHILERQSFFEFKKLTIQNILGFLKGM; encoded by the coding sequence CATTCAGATATGACTCCAAACAATATTGTTAATATGGCACTATTAAAAAATCTTGATGTTATTTCAGTTACGGATCATAATACCACTCAAAATTTACCTGCAGTATTTAAGGTTGCAAAGGATAAAGATTTATTGATTATTCCAGGGATAGAAGTGACTACTAAAGAGGAAGTACATTTATTGTGTTATTTTCCTTCTTTAGATTCTGCTATGCTCTTTGAAGAATATATAAAGACCTATTTACCATCTATTAAAAATCAAAAAGAATTTTTTGGAGAGCAGTGGATTTTAGATGAACAGGATGAAATCATAGGGGAAGTAGAATTTTTATTGATCAACGCTCTTTCTTTATCTATAGATAAAATTTTTAAGGCTGTTCAAAATCAAAAAGGAGTGGTTGTTCCTGCACATATTGATAAAAGTTCATATAGTATTATTTCTAACTTAGGATGGATTCCTTCCTATTTATCTATTCATACTTTAGAACTCTCTGTTACAATTCAAAAACAAGATCAGAAACTTTGGACAACACTATTTCCCAATTATCGTTGGATTCAATCTTCTGATGCTCATTCTTTAGAACATATTTTAGAAAGACAATCTTTTTTTGAATTTAAAAAATTAACCATACAGAATATATTGGGTTTTTTAAAAGGAATGTAA